A genomic stretch from Bacillus sp. E(2018) includes:
- a CDS encoding DEAD/DEAH box helicase translates to MTTFQELGLSPELLQSINNMGFEEATPIQRDTIPTALKGTDLIGQAQTGTGKTAAFGIPLIEKMDTRSRFVQGIVLAPTRELAVQVAEELNKIGQFKGIKTLPIYGGQSIVRQIKALKNGPHIVVGTPGRVQDHINRKTLKLESVHTVVLDEADEMLNMGFVEDIEKILENVPTERHTMLFSATMPKQIQNLAAKFMKDVLLIKVKASEMTVKNIEQEYVEVKERQKFDALCRFMDIHSPELAIVFGRTKRRVDELSEALSKRGYSAEGIHGDLPQAKRDKVLRAFKNNTIEVLVATDVAARGLDISGVSHVYNFDIPQDPESYVHRIGRTGRAGKTGYALTFITPREIDHLYTIEKITKRKMVKRAIPSVSEAMEGQQQITLEKLMEVVGEDNFNGYKQTAVELLEENDSVTLLAAALKLLTKEPDTTPINLTDEPPLSVKKRRPNNRFSDRRRSGGGPKREGGGGRDNRRSGYSKGERSGSRDGGNRSSSGSRDQSYRSQKRVREDFKNR, encoded by the coding sequence TTGACAACATTTCAAGAACTAGGACTAAGTCCTGAGTTGCTTCAATCCATTAATAACATGGGATTTGAGGAAGCAACACCGATTCAGCGTGATACCATTCCAACAGCACTTAAAGGGACTGACCTTATTGGGCAAGCACAAACAGGTACTGGTAAGACAGCTGCATTTGGTATACCGCTAATCGAAAAAATGGATACTAGATCTCGATTCGTACAAGGAATCGTATTAGCACCAACTCGTGAGTTAGCTGTTCAAGTAGCAGAAGAGCTCAATAAAATCGGTCAATTTAAAGGAATTAAAACATTGCCGATTTATGGTGGACAATCCATTGTTAGACAAATTAAAGCATTAAAAAATGGTCCACACATCGTTGTAGGTACACCAGGACGTGTGCAAGACCACATCAATAGAAAAACATTGAAGCTTGAAAGTGTTCATACAGTTGTACTTGATGAAGCGGATGAAATGCTAAACATGGGATTCGTTGAAGATATCGAAAAGATCTTAGAAAACGTTCCAACAGAACGTCACACGATGCTTTTCTCTGCAACAATGCCTAAGCAGATTCAAAATTTGGCAGCAAAATTCATGAAAGACGTATTACTTATCAAAGTAAAAGCGTCTGAAATGACAGTAAAGAACATCGAGCAAGAATATGTTGAAGTAAAAGAGCGTCAAAAGTTTGATGCGTTATGCCGCTTCATGGATATTCACTCTCCAGAGCTTGCGATCGTTTTCGGACGTACGAAGCGTCGTGTAGATGAATTATCTGAAGCATTAAGCAAGCGTGGATATTCAGCTGAAGGGATTCACGGTGACCTTCCGCAGGCAAAACGTGACAAAGTGTTACGTGCGTTCAAAAACAACACGATTGAAGTTCTTGTTGCAACAGACGTAGCTGCTCGTGGTCTTGACATCTCTGGTGTATCTCACGTTTATAACTTTGATATTCCTCAAGATCCAGAAAGCTATGTTCACCGTATTGGACGTACTGGTCGTGCAGGAAAAACTGGTTATGCATTAACGTTTATCACACCTCGTGAAATCGATCACCTATACACGATCGAAAAAATCACAAAGCGTAAAATGGTAAAACGTGCGATTCCTTCCGTATCAGAAGCAATGGAAGGACAACAACAGATCACGCTTGAAAAGTTGATGGAAGTTGTTGGAGAAGACAACTTTAACGGTTATAAGCAAACAGCGGTTGAGTTACTAGAAGAGAACGATTCTGTAACACTTTTAGCTGCAGCGCTTAAGCTTCTTACAAAAGAACCGGATACGACTCCGATCAACCTTACAGATGAGCCGCCACTATCCGTTAAAAAGAGACGTCCTAACAATCGTTTCTCTGATCGTAGACGTTCTGGAGGAGGCCCTAAAAGAGAGGGTGGAGGCGGAAGAGATAATCGCCGTTCTGGATATTCTAAAGGCGAACGCAGTGGTTCTCGCGATGGTGGAAACCGTAGCAGCAGTGGTAGCCGTGATCAATCATACCGTTCACAAAAACGTGTACGTGAAGACTTTAAAAACAGATAA
- a CDS encoding metallophosphoesterase — MKKILIISDTHMPKKGKMFPEPLLEVLKKNIDYIFHAGDWTAQSVYEELKTYAPLFGVRGNVDKENWSNTLPEKVLVDMEDIKIAMVHGHLGKGRSTPERAYRECEADHADLIIFGHSHIPFYEQKGSTILFNPGSPTDKRRQKQFSYGIAVIDQSTITLNHHYFS; from the coding sequence TTGAAAAAAATCCTAATAATCTCTGATACGCATATGCCGAAAAAAGGAAAGATGTTTCCTGAGCCACTTTTAGAAGTTCTAAAGAAGAATATCGACTACATCTTTCATGCAGGTGATTGGACAGCACAATCCGTTTACGAAGAACTCAAAACGTATGCGCCTCTTTTTGGAGTCAGAGGAAACGTAGACAAAGAGAATTGGAGTAATACGTTGCCTGAAAAAGTACTTGTTGATATGGAAGATATAAAAATTGCAATGGTTCATGGACATCTTGGGAAGGGAAGATCGACACCAGAACGCGCATACAGAGAATGTGAAGCAGATCATGCTGACCTAATTATATTTGGGCACTCCCACATTCCTTTTTATGAGCAAAAGGGGAGTACGATCCTTTTTAATCCCGGTTCGCCAACAGACAAAAGAAGACAAAAGCAGTTTTCTTATGGCATTGCGGTTATCGATCAGTCAACGATTACACTCAATCATCATTATTTTTCTTGA
- a CDS encoding dynamin family protein yields MKSTEKELLKTEKQRLIGLYEAFQKMNNRKEEDQLSKLFLKVAKEEFAIAFCGHFSAGKSSLINALSKTGILPSSPIPTSANIVKMVRGEERAVVLLKNKEVVTFQSPYDVNEIKELCKDAELVEEIEIYYGGEEENAENIAYYDTPGIDSTDPLHKKATENVVYLADLIFYVMDYNHILSETNMEFISSLIQRGKDVRLIVNQIDKHREEELKFTSFKENVFESFLSLGIPKEHIFFTSVKKQNVSHNDLTALTAYIKRIEQNKDALLLKQVNNQLQHFVDDFVERTEEDLVTIDVVSQRLSSLSQEHEDLSKRLSQEQQVIIKKEESVKDQLVNILESAQLMPYETREKAGSFIEAAKKDFKVGLFFSKQKTEQERTVRTDALLEDLQKSIDAHINWHAQNFVSTLQKEVDHNLPDWEHIKANKDMLYSFVTPGLSSQGQGLLNYCNNLSNDVKKKARQEATVCINAVKSCLNSKTADVLSNIKEELDRIEKELESLYQEKEIAENWDEQKHELHELLYATVSCDRSIEETERKFLAEYQPLSIEMFKEKFDKKPIEHAKNPFEEEKQVTLHSSADSLLKETEKLTTAASILKKVRGLSHLASEMEELQERLDKRSFTMVLFGAFSAGKSSFANALFGESILPSSPNPTTAAINEIRYPDREHHHGSIKIEMKSEEELKQELNNLLKTTDQELNELLNSSDKRMASYRTGYTWASEHLGKVLNKEISEIGDYAADETRACFIKKITIYYSCPLTEKGLVLVDTPGANSIHSRHTEVAFEYMKNADIIIYLTYFNHAFSHADREFLIQLGRIKDTFSSDKMFFAINAADLAETEEDKNDVVHHVKNNLLNFGIRNPRLFPVSSKNELIASKREESGFDAFSSSLTHYIEHELENAMIKSARSSISHASTVMENMIKETVHRMEKEDEYLERLQKRETTLIEFSNDYMKISKKQFLQEQKELLYYIKQRVMIRYHDFYKETIHPAAVQSSKDALTQCIRELYGKISHDLHQEFKACSLRLDHWIQKDLKEKVTHMISKADQEGVSLQERNEAGDLFKTPSFSLDFEMHDESKLKKWQAYFKNPKQFFEQNGSNELKNNLVDEIDSEVKNWLIEADKKLTNHYEDVLVNAEKEYKTYIVSQVVHYFKELKKPGDLEARIQELNHSLSKFKQLEE; encoded by the coding sequence ATGAAGTCAACTGAAAAAGAATTATTGAAAACAGAAAAACAGAGATTGATCGGATTATATGAAGCGTTTCAAAAAATGAACAATCGAAAAGAAGAAGATCAATTAAGCAAACTATTCCTTAAAGTAGCAAAGGAAGAGTTTGCTATAGCTTTTTGCGGGCATTTTTCTGCAGGAAAATCAAGCTTGATCAATGCACTATCAAAAACAGGCATTCTTCCATCCTCTCCAATCCCTACAAGTGCAAACATCGTTAAGATGGTAAGAGGTGAGGAAAGAGCCGTTGTTCTTCTTAAAAATAAAGAAGTGGTTACATTTCAATCTCCATATGACGTAAATGAGATAAAAGAACTCTGTAAAGATGCAGAGCTTGTTGAGGAGATTGAGATCTACTATGGCGGTGAGGAAGAGAATGCAGAAAACATTGCTTATTACGACACTCCAGGAATCGATTCGACCGATCCTCTTCATAAAAAAGCCACAGAAAACGTTGTCTATTTAGCAGATCTGATCTTTTATGTGATGGATTATAATCATATACTCTCTGAGACGAATATGGAATTCATCTCATCCTTGATTCAAAGAGGAAAAGATGTCCGTTTAATTGTTAACCAGATTGATAAGCACCGTGAAGAAGAATTGAAATTTACATCTTTTAAGGAAAACGTGTTTGAATCTTTTCTTTCTCTAGGCATTCCAAAAGAGCATATCTTCTTCACGAGTGTGAAGAAACAAAATGTATCGCATAATGATTTAACAGCTCTTACGGCTTATATAAAAAGAATCGAGCAAAACAAAGATGCTCTTCTTTTAAAGCAAGTGAATAATCAACTTCAGCATTTTGTGGATGACTTTGTAGAAAGAACAGAAGAAGATTTAGTAACCATTGATGTTGTTAGCCAAAGATTATCCTCTCTTTCTCAAGAACATGAAGATCTTTCTAAACGGCTATCTCAAGAACAACAGGTCATCATTAAAAAAGAAGAAAGTGTTAAGGACCAACTGGTTAATATTTTGGAATCAGCACAATTAATGCCCTATGAGACGAGAGAAAAAGCTGGCTCCTTTATTGAAGCTGCCAAAAAAGACTTTAAAGTAGGGCTATTCTTTTCTAAACAGAAAACGGAACAAGAACGAACGGTTCGAACTGATGCATTATTAGAAGATCTACAAAAGTCAATTGATGCTCATATCAACTGGCATGCTCAAAACTTTGTGAGCACTCTCCAAAAAGAGGTAGACCATAACCTTCCTGATTGGGAACACATAAAAGCGAATAAAGACATGTTATATTCATTCGTTACACCAGGTTTATCTTCACAAGGGCAAGGTCTTTTAAATTATTGCAACAATTTATCAAATGATGTAAAAAAGAAAGCACGCCAAGAGGCTACAGTATGTATAAATGCTGTCAAATCATGCTTAAACTCAAAAACTGCTGATGTGCTATCAAACATAAAAGAAGAGTTAGATAGGATAGAAAAAGAACTTGAATCGCTCTATCAAGAGAAAGAGATCGCAGAAAACTGGGATGAGCAAAAACATGAACTTCATGAGCTTTTGTATGCGACTGTATCTTGTGATCGGTCTATAGAGGAAACAGAAAGAAAGTTTCTTGCTGAATACCAGCCTCTATCGATCGAGATGTTTAAAGAAAAGTTTGATAAAAAACCAATAGAACATGCAAAGAATCCATTTGAAGAGGAAAAACAAGTTACGTTACATTCAAGTGCAGATTCTCTTTTAAAAGAGACAGAAAAACTAACAACAGCTGCGTCCATACTCAAGAAAGTCAGAGGGCTCTCACACTTAGCTTCCGAGATGGAGGAACTTCAAGAGAGGCTTGATAAACGATCGTTTACGATGGTTCTCTTTGGTGCGTTTTCGGCTGGAAAATCATCGTTCGCGAACGCATTATTTGGTGAGAGTATACTCCCATCTTCACCTAATCCTACGACAGCTGCTATTAATGAGATACGTTATCCAGATCGTGAACATCACCACGGGTCGATCAAGATAGAGATGAAGAGTGAAGAAGAACTAAAGCAGGAACTCAATAATCTTTTAAAAACAACAGATCAAGAATTGAATGAGTTACTAAATTCTTCAGATAAGAGAATGGCGTCTTACCGTACAGGTTACACTTGGGCGAGCGAGCATTTAGGCAAAGTCTTAAATAAAGAGATCTCTGAAATAGGCGATTATGCTGCAGATGAAACAAGAGCTTGTTTTATAAAAAAAATAACGATTTATTACAGCTGCCCTTTAACTGAAAAAGGTCTTGTGCTCGTTGATACACCAGGAGCGAACTCGATTCATTCTCGCCATACTGAAGTTGCGTTCGAATATATGAAAAATGCGGATATCATCATTTATCTTACTTACTTTAACCATGCTTTTTCACATGCAGATCGAGAATTTTTAATTCAGTTAGGAAGAATCAAAGACACCTTCTCATCAGATAAGATGTTCTTTGCGATCAATGCTGCCGATCTAGCTGAAACAGAAGAAGACAAGAATGATGTCGTACATCATGTGAAGAACAACCTTCTTAATTTCGGAATTAGGAATCCGAGGCTCTTCCCGGTTTCTAGTAAAAACGAATTGATTGCTAGTAAGCGTGAAGAAAGTGGTTTTGATGCTTTTTCATCAAGTCTAACTCATTACATTGAACATGAGTTGGAAAATGCTATGATCAAGAGTGCAAGATCTTCCATTTCACACGCAAGCACAGTCATGGAGAATATGATTAAAGAAACCGTTCACAGAATGGAGAAAGAAGACGAGTATTTAGAGCGTCTTCAGAAGAGAGAAACCACACTGATTGAATTCAGTAATGATTATATGAAAATATCGAAAAAACAATTTCTTCAAGAACAAAAAGAACTTCTTTATTACATTAAGCAGCGTGTAATGATTCGTTATCATGATTTTTATAAAGAGACGATCCATCCAGCGGCGGTTCAAAGTTCTAAGGATGCTTTAACTCAATGCATAAGAGAACTTTACGGAAAGATATCGCATGATTTGCATCAAGAATTCAAAGCATGTTCGTTACGGTTAGATCATTGGATACAAAAAGACTTGAAAGAAAAAGTAACTCATATGATTTCTAAAGCAGATCAAGAAGGTGTGAGTCTGCAAGAAAGGAACGAAGCGGGAGATCTGTTCAAAACCCCATCCTTTTCTTTGGATTTTGAGATGCATGATGAATCAAAACTGAAAAAGTGGCAAGCTTATTTTAAGAATCCGAAACAGTTCTTTGAACAAAATGGTTCGAACGAGTTGAAGAACAATCTTGTTGATGAGATAGACAGTGAAGTGAAGAACTGGTTGATAGAAGCTGATAAAAAACTAACAAATCATTATGAAGATGTGTTAGTAAATGCAGAAAAAGAATACAAAACTTACATTGTTAGTCAGGTTGTTCACTATTTCAAAGAATTGAAAAAGCCTGGTGATCTAGAAGCAAGAATTCAAGAATTAAATCATTCTTTATCAAAGTTTAAACAGCTTGAAGAATAA
- a CDS encoding GNAT family protein, translating to MPNGDNFFFTAKNGEEIILRPVEEKDAADITQHVEAIVKAGRYLQKEEPHSVSEEIDFIHEVKRKGNLYTAVERNKKVVGIARVLKGELQMKKHTGVFRTWIHPEAQGLGIGKELLAHTLRWGETNNLHKIWLTVFSGNEKAVKVYEKAGFIIEGKQRDQVIIEGKFEDEYFMAYFFNSIPK from the coding sequence ATGCCAAATGGGGACAACTTCTTCTTTACAGCAAAAAATGGGGAAGAGATCATCTTAAGACCCGTAGAAGAAAAAGATGCAGCAGATATTACACAACATGTAGAAGCGATCGTTAAAGCCGGTAGATATCTACAAAAAGAGGAGCCTCATTCCGTTTCTGAAGAGATTGACTTTATTCATGAGGTTAAGCGTAAGGGGAATTTGTATACAGCGGTAGAACGGAACAAAAAAGTTGTAGGTATCGCTAGAGTGCTAAAAGGGGAACTTCAAATGAAAAAACACACCGGTGTTTTTAGAACTTGGATTCACCCTGAAGCACAAGGCTTAGGTATTGGAAAAGAACTTCTGGCTCATACGTTAAGATGGGGAGAGACTAATAATCTACATAAGATATGGCTTACTGTTTTTTCTGGAAACGAAAAGGCCGTAAAGGTTTATGAAAAAGCCGGTTTTATAATAGAAGGAAAGCAAAGAGATCAAGTGATTATAGAAGGTAAATTTGAAGATGAATACTTTATGGCGTATTTTTTTAACTCCATTCCAAAATAA